The Impatiens glandulifera chromosome 3, dImpGla2.1, whole genome shotgun sequence genome contains a region encoding:
- the LOC124930448 gene encoding thioredoxin domain-containing protein PLP3B-like, which produces MGEVTRTEKPSFVTSTITSTIWSSIDARLMDKHLKAFTPRYLDTKFIKVDAENAPFFVAKLAIKTFLCVIFFRLVGFLDLSGKDDFSMNTLVVLLIKKAIVTGSLDCSILATDVEIGTAIACL; this is translated from the exons ATGGGAGAAGTCACTAGAACTGAAAAACCGTCATTTGTCACTTCTACCATAACTTCTACCATATGGAGTTCTATAGATGCAA GATTAATGGACAAGCATTTAAAGGCCTTTACACCAAGGTATCTTGACACCAAGTTCATCAAGGTTGATGCAGAG AATGCGCCATTTTTTGTTGCAAAACTTGCAATCAAGACATTTCTTTGTGTTATATTCTTTCG GCTGGTTGGGTTTCTTGATTTGAGTGGGAAAGACGATTTCTCAATGAATACACTTGTTGTTTTGCTGATTAAGAAAG CAATCGTGACTGGTTCGCTAGATTGCTCAATTCTCGCAACAGATGTGGAAATTGGAACAGCCATTGCTTGTTTATAA